In one Nocardia tengchongensis genomic region, the following are encoded:
- a CDS encoding MarR family winged helix-turn-helix transcriptional regulator: protein MDPKHLFDDPRLTAVGLLYEAHDGLLARLEETWKSNGLSGLDLNALMRLSRSPGRKLRMTDLATQTSLSTSGVTRLVDRLERNGFVRREADPADRRSSYAVLTAAGATRVARVLPAYLAGVDRWFTSLFSPEQLEELTAGLRVIRDATNPEATHITE from the coding sequence GTGGATCCCAAGCATCTCTTCGACGACCCCCGGCTGACCGCCGTCGGCCTGCTCTACGAGGCCCATGACGGCCTACTCGCCCGGCTCGAGGAGACCTGGAAGAGCAATGGACTCTCCGGTCTCGACCTCAATGCCCTGATGCGCCTGAGCCGCTCACCCGGCCGCAAGCTACGCATGACCGACCTGGCCACCCAGACCAGCCTGTCCACCAGCGGCGTCACCCGCCTGGTCGACCGCCTCGAGCGCAACGGCTTCGTCCGCCGCGAGGCCGACCCCGCCGACCGCCGCAGTTCCTACGCGGTCCTCACCGCCGCCGGCGCCACCCGCGTCGCCCGCGTCCTGCCCGCGTACCTGGCCGGTGTGGACCGCTGGTTCACCAGCCTGTTCAGCCCGGAGCAGCTCGAGGAACTGACCGCGGGTCTGCGCGTCATCCGCGACGCCACCAACCCCGAAGCGACTCATATCACCGAATGA
- a CDS encoding lipase family protein translates to MTPPPLRRGLSALAALAALTTMATAHSAAADAPAGTVTDQSPATSAFGVAGAATVDRITYWTRDSSDRPMLSSALVFLPQGAPPPGGRAIVAWDHGTMGVAEKCAPSAMGLDDDHYTELFSRWLADGYAVVATDYIGLGTPGPHAYLDGHAEAHATVDSVRAARAVEPGLSTRWAVVGHSQGGQAAMFTAASATSYAPELDYRGGAAYAPGASAVDLMTVLGRPGLPKVLPPDMNAYAAYALLGLQAARPDFDLDSYLTPFGRDIVARARQLCLDELIAETADVNVSDMLARPLDDGEFPVLAHPLMDIPTTGYDRPLLIAQGAVDADVPAPMVWNLEAQLVGQGTRVEMRNYPGDDHESLLATAAPDVDGFLAQVLR, encoded by the coding sequence ATGACACCACCACCACTGCGCCGAGGCCTGTCGGCTCTCGCCGCGCTGGCAGCACTCACGACCATGGCCACCGCGCACAGCGCGGCCGCCGATGCACCCGCGGGCACCGTCACCGACCAGAGCCCGGCCACGTCGGCGTTCGGGGTCGCGGGGGCGGCGACGGTCGACCGCATCACGTACTGGACCCGCGACTCTTCGGACCGTCCGATGCTGTCCAGCGCCCTGGTCTTCCTGCCGCAAGGCGCTCCGCCGCCGGGCGGGCGGGCGATCGTGGCGTGGGACCACGGCACGATGGGTGTCGCCGAGAAGTGCGCCCCGTCGGCCATGGGACTCGACGACGACCACTACACCGAGTTGTTCTCGCGCTGGCTCGCTGACGGCTATGCCGTCGTGGCCACCGACTACATCGGGTTGGGCACCCCCGGCCCGCACGCCTATCTCGACGGTCACGCCGAAGCGCACGCCACCGTGGATTCGGTCCGCGCGGCTCGGGCGGTCGAGCCGGGACTCTCGACGCGCTGGGCCGTCGTCGGGCATTCCCAGGGCGGGCAGGCGGCCATGTTCACCGCCGCCTCCGCCACTAGCTACGCCCCGGAACTGGACTATCGCGGTGGCGCCGCCTACGCGCCCGGGGCCAGCGCAGTCGACTTGATGACCGTGCTCGGCCGACCCGGTCTGCCGAAGGTGCTGCCCCCGGACATGAATGCGTATGCCGCCTACGCGCTGCTCGGGCTCCAAGCCGCCCGGCCCGACTTCGACCTCGACAGCTACCTCACCCCATTCGGTCGCGACATCGTCGCGCGCGCCCGGCAGCTTTGTCTGGACGAACTCATCGCCGAGACAGCCGACGTGAACGTCTCCGACATGCTGGCCCGCCCGCTGGACGACGGCGAGTTCCCGGTACTCGCACACCCGCTGATGGACATCCCCACCACTGGCTACGACCGCCCGCTGCTCATCGCACAGGGAGCCGTGGACGCCGACGTTCCCGCGCCCATGGTGTGGAACCTGGAAGCCCAGCTCGTCGGGCAGGGCACCCGAGTCGAGATGCGCAATTATCCCGGCGACGACCACGAAAGCCTGCTTGCTACCGCCGCACCCGACGTCGACGGGTTCCTCGCGCAGGTGCTGCGCTGA
- a CDS encoding patatin-like phospholipase family protein translates to MTTERALVIGGGGVAGISWATGIVAGLADAGVDVTEADLLLGTSAGSNVTAQLGSGVGIAELVRRQVDPAVQSREIVPSMEKFAGLWETLSAIIEETQGDSVDRRQRIGALALTADTVPEAERRAVIETRLPVHEWPARDLRITAVDAGTGELRVFDKDSGVGLVDAVTASSAVPMVWPCATVGGVRYTDGGVRTSVNADLATGYARVLVIAPMPDEELAVQVAGLVAAGARVEVIAPDEAATTAFGVNPLDTATRVPSLEAGRAQGKSDAGRIAALWQD, encoded by the coding sequence ATGACGACCGAACGGGCGTTGGTCATCGGTGGCGGCGGCGTGGCGGGAATTTCCTGGGCGACCGGCATTGTCGCCGGGCTGGCCGACGCGGGCGTGGACGTGACCGAGGCGGATCTGCTGCTGGGCACCTCCGCCGGATCGAACGTGACGGCACAGCTGGGCAGCGGCGTCGGCATCGCGGAACTGGTTCGGCGACAGGTGGATCCCGCCGTGCAGAGCCGCGAGATCGTGCCGTCCATGGAGAAGTTCGCGGGGCTGTGGGAAACGCTGTCCGCGATCATCGAAGAGACACAGGGGGATTCGGTCGATCGCCGGCAGCGGATCGGCGCGCTGGCGCTGACCGCGGACACCGTCCCGGAGGCCGAGCGGCGCGCGGTCATCGAGACCCGGCTGCCGGTGCACGAGTGGCCCGCCCGGGACCTGCGGATCACCGCGGTCGACGCCGGCACCGGTGAGCTGCGGGTGTTCGACAAGGACTCCGGGGTGGGACTGGTCGACGCTGTCACGGCCAGCTCGGCGGTCCCCATGGTGTGGCCGTGCGCCACCGTGGGCGGCGTCCGCTATACCGATGGCGGCGTACGGACTTCGGTGAACGCCGACCTCGCCACCGGCTACGCCCGCGTGCTGGTGATCGCGCCGATGCCGGACGAGGAGCTCGCGGTCCAGGTGGCGGGACTGGTCGCGGCCGGGGCCCGGGTCGAGGTGATCGCGCCCGACGAGGCGGCGACCACCGCCTTCGGCGTCAACCCGCTCGACACCGCTACCCGCGTCCCCTCCCTGGAAGCTGGTCGCGCCCAGGGCAAGTCGGACGCCGGCCGGATCGCCGCCCTCTGGCAGGACTGA
- a CDS encoding DUF1989 domain-containing protein yields the protein MTTANTTGARDHARAQAAAAIGDGPERPAGVDATNITFAQRIPAGGYANVVLARGTRVRLSDTDGGACAHLLLLRAESPWERLNVADTVKVPWQAYLGAGHPLLSDQGRVLATVLTDASGHHDTLCGPSPAGRQGLRMAGVKQGLEPRDIGPTVSFFRGVRVESDGALTITGGSGAGAAVELLVHLPVTLLVANAEHPLDPTPVTPLDLVAWSAPGDLALSPNSDPEYLRAVENTEQDWHARTLEARA from the coding sequence ATGACCACAGCCAACACCACGGGGGCGCGGGACCACGCCCGCGCCCAGGCGGCTGCCGCCATCGGCGACGGACCCGAGCGGCCCGCAGGCGTGGACGCCACGAATATCACCTTCGCCCAGCGGATTCCGGCGGGCGGGTACGCGAATGTCGTACTGGCCCGGGGCACCCGGGTTCGGCTGTCCGACACGGACGGCGGGGCGTGCGCGCACCTGCTGCTTCTGCGGGCCGAATCCCCCTGGGAGCGACTGAATGTCGCGGACACGGTGAAGGTGCCGTGGCAGGCGTACCTCGGCGCGGGTCATCCGCTGCTGTCGGATCAGGGCCGGGTGCTGGCCACGGTGCTGACGGACGCCTCGGGCCATCACGACACACTGTGCGGACCCTCGCCCGCGGGCCGCCAGGGCTTGCGGATGGCCGGGGTCAAGCAGGGTCTCGAACCCCGCGATATCGGGCCGACCGTGTCGTTCTTCCGCGGTGTGCGCGTGGAATCCGATGGCGCGCTGACGATTACGGGCGGCTCGGGTGCGGGTGCGGCAGTCGAGCTGCTCGTCCACCTGCCGGTGACGCTGCTGGTCGCCAATGCCGAACACCCGCTGGACCCCACGCCGGTGACCCCGCTGGACCTGGTGGCCTGGTCCGCGCCCGGGGACCTGGCCCTGTCCCCCAACTCGGATCCGGAATACCTGCGCGCGGTGGAGAACACCGAACAGGATTGGCACGCACGCACGCTGGAGGCACGCGCATGA
- a CDS encoding 5-oxoprolinase/urea amidolyase family protein encodes MTAVLPDLAVTENPSPAPVFRVVRPGMQTTVQDWPGRVGYWHVGVPPSGPMDDLSFRLGNRALGNAEGAAGLECTLGGPALQFDAATWVCVTGAPVPVTVNGHPVRQWRSVLVPAGGTLDVGMVRGPGMRCYILVAGGIEVPEYLGSRSTFTLGKFGGGTGRALAAGDEFELGPAGKLTSGVTGDDQPVLTRRWELAVTEGPHGAPEFFTRTDFDTIIGTDYEVHFNSDRTGVRLIGPKPQWARQDGGEAGLHPSNIHDTAYSVGALDFTGDTPILLGPDGPSLGGFVCPVTVVAADRWKLGQLTPGDSVRFVPVRADRAASLRELGAERRAGWPIVLSNGGDGDDGVLARRDGADTGVTYRRAGNDGLLVEYGDMTLDLELRARVHALHQALLERAEPGITELTPGVRSLQVRNDPDRLPTRKLLDLLAEVEAELPSADQLVVPSRTVRLPLSWDDPSTREAITRYMHGVRADAPWCPWNIEFIRRMNGLASVDEVFDTVFAAEYLVLGLGDVYLGAPVATPTDPRHRLVTTKYNPARTWTPENAVGIGGAYLCIYGMEGPGGYQFVGRTTQVWNHRSSGIGEDPWLLRYFDRISWYPVSGEELLDLRADTAAGRGRLLAEDGEFRLVDYRKFLADNAAPIAEFRARQAEAFTTERNSWREAGELAETP; translated from the coding sequence ATGACCGCCGTGCTGCCCGATCTCGCGGTGACCGAGAACCCCTCCCCCGCACCGGTTTTCCGGGTCGTCCGCCCGGGCATGCAGACCACCGTGCAGGACTGGCCCGGCCGGGTCGGCTACTGGCACGTGGGCGTGCCCCCGTCGGGTCCCATGGACGATCTGTCGTTCCGGCTGGGCAATCGGGCCCTCGGGAACGCGGAGGGCGCAGCCGGGCTGGAGTGCACCCTCGGCGGCCCGGCCCTGCAATTCGACGCCGCCACCTGGGTATGCGTCACGGGCGCACCGGTTCCGGTGACCGTGAACGGCCACCCGGTGCGGCAGTGGCGCAGCGTCCTGGTGCCCGCCGGCGGGACCCTGGATGTGGGCATGGTGCGCGGGCCCGGCATGCGGTGCTACATCCTGGTGGCGGGCGGCATCGAGGTGCCCGAATACCTGGGCAGTCGTTCGACTTTCACGCTCGGCAAGTTCGGTGGCGGCACCGGTCGCGCGCTGGCGGCCGGGGACGAATTCGAGCTCGGCCCGGCGGGCAAACTGACGTCCGGGGTGACCGGCGACGACCAGCCCGTCCTGACCCGGCGCTGGGAACTGGCGGTCACCGAGGGACCGCACGGCGCGCCGGAGTTCTTCACCCGCACCGACTTCGACACCATCATCGGCACCGACTACGAGGTGCACTTCAACTCCGATCGGACCGGCGTGCGGCTGATCGGACCGAAGCCGCAGTGGGCGCGGCAGGACGGCGGCGAGGCGGGACTGCATCCCTCCAACATTCACGACACCGCGTATTCCGTCGGCGCCCTCGACTTCACCGGTGACACCCCGATCCTGCTCGGCCCGGACGGCCCCAGCCTGGGCGGGTTCGTCTGCCCGGTCACCGTGGTCGCGGCGGACCGCTGGAAGCTGGGTCAGCTGACCCCGGGCGACAGTGTGCGGTTCGTGCCGGTGCGCGCGGATCGGGCCGCCTCGCTGCGTGAACTCGGGGCGGAGCGCCGGGCGGGCTGGCCGATCGTCCTGTCCAACGGCGGTGACGGTGACGACGGCGTGCTGGCCCGCCGCGACGGGGCCGACACCGGCGTCACCTACCGGCGTGCGGGCAATGACGGGCTGCTCGTCGAATACGGCGACATGACTTTGGATCTGGAGCTGCGCGCCCGCGTGCACGCCCTGCACCAGGCGCTGCTGGAACGCGCCGAACCCGGCATCACCGAACTGACGCCGGGCGTCCGGTCGCTGCAGGTGCGCAATGACCCCGATCGCCTGCCCACCCGCAAACTGCTGGACCTGCTGGCGGAGGTGGAGGCCGAGCTGCCGTCCGCCGACCAGCTGGTGGTCCCCAGCCGCACGGTGCGGCTCCCGCTGTCCTGGGACGATCCGTCCACCCGGGAGGCCATCACCCGCTACATGCACGGTGTCCGCGCCGACGCCCCGTGGTGCCCATGGAATATCGAGTTCATCCGCCGGATGAACGGATTGGCCTCCGTGGACGAGGTTTTCGACACCGTGTTCGCCGCCGAGTACCTGGTCCTAGGCCTCGGCGACGTCTACCTGGGCGCACCCGTCGCCACCCCGACCGACCCGCGGCACCGGCTGGTCACCACCAAATACAACCCGGCCCGCACCTGGACGCCGGAGAACGCGGTCGGCATCGGCGGCGCGTACCTGTGCATCTACGGCATGGAGGGGCCCGGCGGCTATCAGTTCGTCGGCCGCACCACCCAGGTGTGGAACCACCGCTCCAGCGGAATCGGCGAAGACCCGTGGCTGCTGCGCTATTTCGACCGCATCAGCTGGTATCCGGTGAGCGGCGAGGAGCTGCTGGACCTGCGCGCCGACACCGCCGCGGGCCGTGGGCGACTGCTGGCGGAGGACGGCGAGTTCCGGCTCGTGGACTACCGGAAGTTCCTGGCCGACAACGCCGCCCCGATCGCCGAGTTCCGCGCCCGCCAAGCCGAGGCCTTCACCACTGAGCGCAATTCCTGGCGCGAGGCGGGCGAACTCGCCGAAACCCCGTGA
- a CDS encoding TetR/AcrR family transcriptional regulator: MTTGYTDGRRARGQQRYQLVLDAALDLVSRDGLPALTTRALAAVAGVSLASITYHFPTRADLVYATCAEAVHRDIASTRAILDELRRDFDLRTATPAELADRWLQVSTAPARGMMSVFSLWLEVVRQPDLAPLVVQWNNDTRDLVAAALTEAGASQPISAAKVLCAALDGLRLPTVAFPDATPTRADRDDLALLFSWALGRS, from the coding sequence GTGACAACCGGATATACCGACGGGCGACGTGCCCGAGGTCAGCAGCGATACCAACTCGTCCTCGACGCCGCGCTCGACCTGGTGTCACGCGACGGGCTGCCCGCGCTGACGACACGGGCGCTGGCCGCGGTCGCGGGGGTTTCGCTGGCGTCGATCACCTACCACTTCCCCACTCGGGCGGATCTGGTGTATGCGACCTGCGCCGAAGCGGTGCACCGCGACATCGCCTCCACCCGGGCGATCCTCGATGAACTGCGCCGCGACTTCGATCTGCGCACTGCCACGCCCGCCGAACTGGCCGACCGGTGGCTACAGGTGAGCACCGCCCCCGCCCGTGGCATGATGTCGGTATTCAGCCTGTGGCTCGAGGTCGTCCGGCAACCCGATCTGGCCCCACTGGTGGTTCAGTGGAACAACGACACCCGCGACCTGGTCGCCGCAGCCTTGACCGAAGCCGGTGCCTCGCAACCGATATCGGCCGCGAAAGTCCTCTGCGCGGCACTCGACGGACTGCGACTGCCCACGGTGGCCTTCCCCGACGCCACACCGACCCGAGCAGACCGCGACGACCTGGCGCTGCTGTTCAGCTGGGCACTCGGCAGATCATAA
- a CDS encoding GDSL-type esterase/lipase family protein, whose translation MTTQRWVAGFRAPLVNPAETIKLAEPRTFADRTVRQVVRVAGGGSALRVVLTNRYGTEELAIGSARIAVRKTGGEIVAETNTEVRFAGSASVRIPAGADLVSDPVELPVEAGTELALSVYLPESATPAFSQFPMDSSWISTGDRTGDAAPSDAEETASRFFLTGIDVAVDSDAPVLVAFGDSWFEGFGSTHAGNRRSVDVVNERLTAGWAVNQGIGGNRLLTDEIGEHGLARFERDVLSVPGVAAVWVNFGINDLILAGTAAADDLIAGFTALAARAHAAGLPVYANTIGPFAGAIYPGLSLAEGIPVRNAVNAWLRSTEVFDAVFDVAAAVADPARPDFIRPEFDSDGMHLNDRGARAMAGAVDLTVLPEAFQGNRGPAA comes from the coding sequence ATGACGACGCAGCGTTGGGTGGCGGGATTCCGTGCGCCGCTGGTGAATCCGGCCGAGACGATCAAGCTGGCCGAGCCGCGCACCTTCGCCGACCGGACGGTCCGACAGGTGGTGCGGGTGGCCGGCGGCGGGTCCGCCCTGCGGGTGGTCCTCACCAACCGGTACGGCACGGAGGAGCTGGCGATCGGTTCGGCCCGGATCGCGGTGCGCAAGACCGGCGGCGAGATCGTCGCGGAGACGAACACGGAGGTGCGGTTCGCGGGGTCCGCATCCGTTCGGATCCCGGCGGGCGCCGATCTCGTCAGCGATCCGGTCGAACTGCCGGTCGAGGCCGGAACCGAGCTGGCGTTGAGCGTGTACCTGCCGGAGTCGGCGACGCCCGCCTTCTCCCAGTTCCCCATGGACAGCAGCTGGATCAGCACCGGCGATCGGACGGGCGACGCTGCACCGTCCGATGCCGAGGAGACCGCGTCGCGGTTCTTCCTCACCGGAATCGACGTCGCTGTCGACTCCGACGCTCCGGTGCTGGTGGCCTTCGGCGACTCGTGGTTCGAGGGCTTCGGCTCCACCCACGCCGGCAACCGGCGCTCGGTGGACGTCGTCAACGAGCGGCTGACCGCCGGGTGGGCGGTCAACCAGGGCATCGGCGGCAACCGGCTGCTCACCGACGAGATCGGCGAGCACGGCCTGGCCCGCTTCGAGCGGGACGTGCTGTCGGTGCCGGGCGTGGCGGCCGTGTGGGTCAACTTCGGCATCAACGACCTGATCCTGGCCGGCACCGCGGCCGCCGACGACCTGATCGCCGGGTTCACCGCCCTGGCCGCGCGGGCGCACGCGGCTGGTCTTCCGGTGTACGCCAATACCATCGGTCCGTTCGCCGGGGCGATCTACCCGGGCCTGTCCCTGGCCGAGGGCATTCCGGTGCGCAACGCCGTGAACGCGTGGCTGCGCTCGACCGAGGTGTTCGACGCCGTCTTCGATGTGGCCGCCGCGGTGGCGGATCCGGCGCGACCGGACTTCATCCGGCCCGAATTCGACAGTGACGGTATGCATCTCAACGACCGGGGTGCGCGGGCGATGGCGGGGGCGGTGGATCTCACCGTGCTGCCGGAGGCATTTCAGGGCAACCGCGGTCCAGCGGCCTGA
- a CDS encoding LLM class flavin-dependent oxidoreductase, giving the protein MKIGVALPQMAPGYGPGTTLDWARRIDAGPFSSVSVGERVTFSNPEMVATLGACAAVTERVQVLANLFVLPQHPVAMVAQQIGTLDQLANGRLEVAVGVGGREHDYRALGADFTRRHQQLDDKVDELKALLDGKPPFDGADPVGPACVQPGGPIILAGAMGPKAMRRAARWADGISGFSVAGNADEIAKASELADRCWAEAGRATTPRKVSGCFTALGVTDASEALRSFTAHYLGFLGPKPAEMVATSARASSPEVLADILDGAEQAGCDEFILVPAVTDLNFLEVATEVVAARS; this is encoded by the coding sequence ATGAAGATCGGTGTTGCGCTTCCGCAGATGGCTCCCGGGTACGGACCGGGTACGACGCTCGACTGGGCCCGGCGAATCGACGCGGGCCCGTTCTCGAGCGTTTCGGTGGGGGAGCGGGTGACGTTTTCGAATCCGGAGATGGTCGCGACGCTGGGCGCCTGCGCGGCGGTGACCGAGCGGGTGCAGGTTTTGGCGAATCTCTTTGTGCTTCCACAGCACCCGGTGGCGATGGTCGCCCAGCAGATCGGCACGCTCGACCAACTCGCGAACGGCCGCCTCGAGGTGGCCGTCGGCGTCGGCGGTCGCGAGCACGACTACCGCGCTCTCGGCGCCGATTTCACACGACGGCACCAGCAGCTCGATGACAAGGTCGACGAGCTGAAAGCACTGCTCGACGGCAAGCCGCCGTTCGACGGCGCAGACCCGGTCGGGCCGGCGTGCGTGCAGCCCGGTGGACCGATCATCCTCGCCGGTGCGATGGGTCCGAAGGCGATGCGCCGGGCGGCGCGGTGGGCCGACGGCATCTCCGGCTTCAGCGTCGCGGGCAACGCCGACGAAATCGCCAAAGCGAGCGAACTCGCCGACCGTTGCTGGGCCGAGGCCGGTCGTGCGACGACCCCGCGCAAGGTCAGTGGCTGCTTCACCGCCCTGGGTGTCACCGACGCATCAGAAGCGTTGCGCTCCTTCACCGCTCACTACCTCGGCTTCCTCGGACCGAAGCCGGCCGAGATGGTCGCCACCTCGGCGCGGGCATCGAGTCCCGAGGTGCTCGCCGATATTCTCGACGGCGCGGAGCAGGCCGGGTGCGACGAGTTCATCCTGGTCCCGGCCGTCACCGACCTGAACTTCCTCGAGGTGGCGACCGAGGTGGTGGCCGCACGCTCCTGA
- a CDS encoding ABC transporter ATP-binding protein: MTTDGQLALELDGLYKKFGGPWVVEGVSLAVPPGSFFGLVGPNGAGKTTTLSMAVGLLRPDHGAARIFGHEVWADPVKAKSVVGVLPDGLALPERLTGRELLNFTGLLRGMDKATVVGRADELLHVLELDGAENTVVVDYSAGMRKKIGLATALLHAPKLLVLDEPFEAVDPVSAGTIRTILQRFVAAGGSVVLSSHVMALVESICDRVAVISRGRVVAGGTLAEVRGDGTLEEAFVRLVGGRVGGEEGLSWLAS; this comes from the coding sequence GTGACCACCGATGGGCAGTTGGCGCTCGAGCTGGATGGGCTGTACAAGAAGTTCGGGGGACCCTGGGTGGTCGAGGGGGTGAGCCTGGCCGTGCCGCCGGGATCCTTCTTCGGGCTGGTCGGGCCGAATGGCGCGGGTAAGACCACCACCTTGTCCATGGCGGTGGGATTGTTGCGGCCCGATCATGGGGCCGCGCGGATCTTCGGGCATGAAGTGTGGGCGGATCCGGTCAAGGCGAAGAGCGTGGTCGGGGTGCTGCCGGATGGACTGGCGCTGCCGGAGCGGCTCACCGGGCGAGAACTGTTGAACTTCACCGGGTTGCTGCGCGGGATGGACAAGGCGACCGTGGTGGGCCGGGCCGACGAGCTGCTGCATGTGCTCGAGCTCGACGGCGCGGAAAACACTGTGGTGGTTGATTATTCGGCCGGTATGCGGAAGAAGATCGGGCTGGCCACCGCGTTGTTGCACGCACCGAAGCTGCTGGTGCTGGATGAGCCGTTCGAGGCGGTGGATCCGGTGTCGGCGGGGACTATTCGGACGATCCTGCAGCGGTTCGTGGCCGCGGGCGGGTCGGTGGTGCTGTCCAGTCATGTGATGGCACTGGTGGAATCGATCTGCGACCGGGTGGCCGTGATCAGCCGCGGCCGGGTGGTGGCGGGCGGGACGCTCGCCGAGGTGCGCGGCGACGGGACCCTCGAAGAGGCGTTCGTGCGGCTGGTTGGCGGACGCGTCGGCGGCGAGGAGGGGCTGTCGTGGTTGGCGTCCTGA
- a CDS encoding urea amidolyase associated protein UAAP2: MSITTTRTVVRDETVPARASWSAVVRAGEQLEIIDLHGNQAVDCLLYNAADHTDRYSAQATITAQRNIFLGAGSVLLSESGAALMTVTADEVGNHDTVAGACSQESNTLRYGHHTRHQHACVENFLAEGLKWGLGKRDLVSNINWFMNVPVEADGTLGIVDGLSAPGKTITLRAEIDTLVLVSNCPQINNPCNGFDPTPVRMVVTR, encoded by the coding sequence ATGAGCATCACCACCACTCGCACGGTCGTCCGCGACGAGACGGTCCCCGCCCGCGCCTCCTGGTCGGCCGTGGTGCGCGCCGGGGAGCAGCTCGAGATCATCGACCTGCACGGCAACCAGGCCGTGGACTGCCTGCTCTACAACGCCGCCGATCACACCGACCGCTACAGCGCCCAGGCCACCATTACCGCCCAGCGCAATATCTTCCTCGGCGCCGGCAGCGTCCTGCTGTCCGAGTCGGGCGCCGCGCTGATGACGGTGACCGCCGACGAGGTCGGCAATCACGACACCGTGGCGGGCGCGTGTTCGCAGGAATCCAACACGCTGCGCTACGGCCACCACACCCGCCACCAGCACGCCTGTGTGGAGAACTTCCTGGCCGAGGGCCTGAAGTGGGGCTTGGGCAAGCGGGATCTGGTCTCGAACATCAACTGGTTCATGAATGTCCCGGTCGAGGCGGACGGGACGCTCGGCATCGTGGACGGCCTGTCCGCGCCGGGCAAGACCATCACCCTGCGCGCCGAGATCGACACCCTGGTGCTGGTCTCGAACTGCCCGCAGATCAACAACCCCTGCAATGGCTTCGATCCGACCCCGGTGCGCATGGTGGTGACCCGATGA